DNA from Microvirga ossetica:
GCAACGGCACCGGCATCGAGAAAGGCATCGAGCGGATTGACCCTGGTGACCTGGGTGCCCTGCTCCAGCGGCGTCGTGACGTCGTCCGCCGCCAGGACCACATCCGGGCCAAGCACTTTTGCGAGCGCCGTATCGGCCTCCTCGGTGGTCGGGTCGGCGAAGATGATGTCGAACGCGATCACCTTCGCACCCGCCGCGCGCAGGCTCTCGACGAGCTTTGCATGGATGTCCCGCGGCCAGGGCCAGCGCTGGCCGATCTCGCCGATGGAGGGCTCGTCGATCGCCACGATCACGGCGCCTGGTTCTGCCGGAAGAGGCGGGGAGATGACTGAGAGGATGTCGTAGAGCCGCGCCTCGATGAGGCGGAAGGGCGGGAAGAACAGCACAGGGATGAGGAGCGCCGCGATGAGGCCCGCCATGACGAAGTGGCGCCAGAGAGGCTCTCCGCCGCTGTAATCGCTCGATGCCCCGTTCCGGTCGCTCATGTTCAGAACCTGGCTTGCAGGCTCGCCTCGAAGGTGCGCCCCGGTCCGCGGATGTCGGGGACGAGCTCGTAATATTCGTCGAACATGTTGAGCACGCTCAGGCCGAAGAGCAGGCGGCGATCTGGCGTCTCCCAGGTCAGCGCTGCATCCGAAGTCCAATAATCGTCGATCGCGCGGCCAGCCAGGTTGCCCTTGAGATCGCCGACGTAAGTACCGGCGACGGTGAGCCTGAGCCGGCTCGGGTGAACGAAGGTGACGCCGGCGCGGGCGAACTTGCCGGCGATGAAGGGCACGTCCGCGCCGAGGGCTTCCTCCGAGCGCACCTCCGACGAGATCGTGCCGATCGTGCCGAACACGCCGATGCCGTGGGTCAGCCAAAGGTTCGCCGATGCGGCCAGCCGCTCGACGCGCGCTTTCGCGATGTCGATGCTGTCGAAGCTATAAGCGATCGGAAGGCTCAGATCCTCCGCATCCTGGCGCTGGTACTCCACCGAGGTGAAGACGTTCGGCGACCATTCCGCATCCCAGCGCAGCATCAGCGTCTTGGTTTCTGCCCCGAGCGACGTGGGGAGCGTGTTCGGCACGAGGCTCACCGTGGTCACGGGCGCCAAGGTAAAGGCGATGGGCTGCAGCGTGTCTCCGCGATAGGCGGCGCGCAGCCATTGCCCTTCGAAAGGGGAGACGCCGATGCCGATGCGCGGAGACACCGCGTCGTTGTCCTGACCGGCGACCTCGATGCGGCTTCCCTGCACGCCGGCCTGCGCTTCGAACCAGTCGAACGGACGCCAGAACACGTCCGCATAGAGGCGGGTGCTCTCGAACGATGCCGATGTGCGGTCATCGGTGTCGAGGAACTCGAACTGCTGGGTTGCGATGTTATAGACGAAGGCGTTGTTGACGGTTTGAGAGGTGCTGCGTCCCCGCTGCGCCTCAAGACCGTAATGAAGGGTCAGGTCTCCGATCCCGATCATATGCGACAGGGCGGCCGAGACGCCTTCGATCCTGTTGCGGGTCCAGTCGCGGGCGCCGATGATGATACCGGGCTGGATCTCGGCACTGGCCGTATTCGTGTAGCGCCGGTCGAGGCCGTTCAGGCCGAAGACGGCTCCCGTCAAGACGTTCCTGTCGCTGAAGCTGTGGCTCCAGCCTGCTCCGCCGAGCAGCGACCGGGAATTCTGCCGCCCTTCGAAGAGATTGGTTGCCGTCTCGATCCGTGCGAGCGCCGGGTCCAGGTTCGCTCCCGCGCCGAAGACGAGGAAGCGGTCGGCGGCCGAGGGAGCCACGCCGACGAACACGGAGCCGTTGTCGACGCCATCCCGGTCGATGATATCGCGCCCGTTGGCCTTCGCGCGGCTTGCCGTGAGGCTGAAGGAGGTGGGAAGCGGCTCGTTCGAGAAGCCCTGGACATTCACATCCGCGCCCCAGCCGTTGCGGCCGTTGTGATGCAGCAGGGACCCGCCGACTTCCACGTCGAGGAAGGGGCGGCGCAGCAGGTCGATGCGGCCGATGCGGCCCGAAACGGCGAGCGGGTCGAAGAATAGCCCCTGAACCGTGAGGTTGAGCGCCGTGAGATCCACGCCGACGCCGCTCTCGATGTTCGAGATGTCGGGCCTGCCTGTGATGAGGGCCGGCCGCTCCACGGCCGCGAGGTCGAAATAGGTCGAGGCGCTGAAGGGATCGAAGACCCGGTCGCCGTAAAAGCGCGACCATTCGTTGAGGTTCAGGAAGCGATAGGCCTGGGCCGGATAGGAGCCGCCTTCCTTGTTGATGGCAAGGCCCGCGAAATCGCCGCCGCGCTGGCGATAGCGGCGCACGGCCTCACGCGCGGCGATCACCGCCTGGTCCGCCTGATACTGGTCGATGGCAATGGCTGTGCGGACGCTCGCGACGACGGGATCGTTCGGGTCGAGCCGGTCCGCATTGTCGAGGGCCTGATCCGCCAGTTCCTCGTCGCCGTCCTGGTAATAGGCGATGGCCGCCATGAGCAGGCCCTGAGACAGGCCGGGATTGGCGGCAGATCCCGCGAGGATGGCCTCAAGCCCCTTGGCGGATTCGCCCTTCTGCAACAGGTAGCGGCCACGGGCGATGTAGCCGACGCTGAAGGCGGGATCGAGGGACAAGGCCTTGTCGATCAGGGCTCCCGCCTCGTCGACCCGGCTCTGGTCGAGCAGCAGGATCGCCAGATTGGCATAGGAGACGGGGCTGCCCGGATCGGCTTCGATGGCGCGGCGCAGGGCCTCCTCGGCGGCGAGCGGCCGGTCGCGATCGGACTCGAACAGGCCGAGGCTGTTCCAGACATTCGAGTTGCCCGGCGCGATGGCGGCGGCCCGGCGCAGGGCCTCGACGGCCGCGTTCACCTCACCGTCGATGTCGCCGCGGATATTGCTGTCGGCGGTGATCACCTCCGGGTCGTCCGGATCGATGGCCTTGGCCCTGGCGATGGCCTCGCGCATTTCCTCGCGCCGGTTGAGGACATAGGCAATCTGCGCCGACATCACCGCGATGCGCTCGTCGTTCGGGAAACGCTTTTTCGCGCCTTTCAGCACCTCCGCCGCAGCTTTCAGATCCTCGCGGAAGGCCACCACATAGGCATGGGCAAGCACCGCAAAGGGCTCGTTCTGCGAGAATTTCGGCTCGGCATAGGCTCGCTTCGGATCGGCCAGGGATTGGGCCACGTAGCGCCCGTAGGACGCAAAGATACGCCGCTTCGGATCGAGACCCCGCTCGGCCCTGGCAAACAGGGCCGCCGCCTCGGACCAGCGATGCTGCGAGCCGAGGAGAGCGGCCTCGACGAGATCGGCGCGGGCGCGTTGCGATGGGCTCAGGCGCTGGCTGCGGGCCTGGGCGAGGGCGTCCGTGGCGACTGCGCGGCCATCGAGGGAGGGCGCCACCTCGGCGAGGACGAGCCAATCCTCCGCGCTGCGCGCCTGCGGCGGGATCGAGACGATCCGGTTGCGCTCGCCGCGCGAGGCCCGTCCCGTCAGCGGCGACGTGGAAATGGAGGAGAAGGTGTCGCGCAGGCTCATGTAGAAGAGCATCTGCTCACGGTCGTTGGAGTTCGTGAGCACGAACTTCGTCGGTGCCTGCCCGAGGGATGCAACGGCGCCTTCGCCTTGGCGCACCGTCACGGAGCCCTGGGCATTGGACAGTTCGACCACGCCCTCGAGCACGATGAGCGAGGTGCGGCTGCCGTCGACCGAGAGCGACCAGTCGGTGCCGCGGATGGCGGCGACCGCGGCCGGCGTCTTGACGTCGACGCCCGAGCCGCCGCGGGCCGCGCGGGCCCAGATGTTGCCGCCCTGCAGGCTGAGCTGGGTCGTGCCGGCCGTGCCGCCGGCGACGTCGTTGACGGTCAGGGTCGAGTTGCGGCCGACGCGAATCTGGGTCTGGTCGTTGAACAGGATCGCGAGGTTGCCGATCTCGTTGGTGCGCAGCGTATCGCCGCCCAGCACGCTCTGTTGGATGAGGGCGGAGCGCCACAGATCCTCGCGCACGAAGCGCATTTCCTCGCCGCCCTTGGCGGCCACGATGGCGCCGGCGGCCGGCGCAGGGCGCGGCACGGGGGCTTGCGCCTGCGCATCGGCAAGGCAAAGCGCGAGGGCGCTGGTCGCGGCCAGAAGCCTGAGAAATCGTAGGGGCATGGGAATCGGCCGGGTCGGGAGAATACCTGATCTAACGTTACCGCACCTTAGCAGCAAGAGCGCAGGATCAAAGCCGATTCACTTCGTGGACGGTGTGTTTTGCAGCACAGGGTGAACGATTGCGGCATTCGCGCCACAGACTTGCCACTTCGACCGGGAGCGGCACGAAGAACGCCCTCGAAGGGAGTACTTCGATTTGCGTAGATCGCTTCCGTTACGGCGCCTTCCTGCACGCCATCAGGAGCTTCTGCTTCAGATCGTGCTGGGCGAAGGGCTTCTGCAGGACCGGGCGGTCGCGGAAGGTGTCGCGGATTCCGGCACTGCCGTAGCCGGTGGAGAACACGAAGGGGATCGAGCGCTGCGCCAGGGCCTCGGCCACCGGGTAAATCGGCTCGCCGGCAACGTTCACGTCTAGGATCGCCAGATCGACCTGTTCGCGCGCCACCGCGTCGAGTGCTGCCGACAACCGCGCGGCCGGGCCGATCACCTCGCAGCCGAAATCGAGAAGCATGTCCTCCAGGAGCAGGGAGATCGCAGCCTCGTCCTCCACCACAAGAATCCGCAGGCCGCTGAGGTCGCCTTCGCTGGTCAAGCTGTCGGTCACGGTTTCGCTTTCTTTCGCGCTGGTCGCGGGTGGAGTTCTTCGCTGAAGGGAGGAGACATGCCCTGATGCCTCGGACGTCGGCCCTGTGAATCAGAGGCTTTTATCACCTTTGCCCATCCATGCAAAAGAACACAGCACCTCGGCCGATCCATGATATCGTTCCGCCACGCTATTTAGGGGGCTAATCTCCGTTGCCTAGTCTGTCCGGGTCGATATGGCGCTGCGTTCGGAAAGGGCAGGCCTCCCTTCGCGCCCCTTGCGAAGGGCGGGCCTTGTCCTGAATAATCGAGCCATGATCCCGCGCGACTGCTCCCGCCCAACCCTGAAGACCTGCCAATCGGACCGACACCATGCCTAGGCGGCCTCCCAAGGCACCAATCCTCATCGTCCTGCACCAGGAGCATTCGACCCCCGGGCGCGGCGGGCGCCTGCTGCGGGAGCGCGGCTTTCCCCTCGACATCCGCCGCCCGCGCTACGGCGATCCGCTGCCGGAAACGCTGGCCGGACATACAGGCGCGGTGATTTTCGGCGGCCCGATGAGCGCCAACGATCCGGACGATTTCGTCAAGGCGGAGATCGACTGGATCGCGGTTCCGCTCAAGGAGAACAAGCCTTATCTCGGCCTCTGCCTCGGCGCGCAGATGATGGCGAAGCACCTCGGAGCCAGCGTCTGGGCGCATCCCGAGGGCCGCGCCGAGATCGGCTATTACCCGCTGCTGCCGACGGCGGCGGGCAATGCCCTGAGCGAGGATTGGGGCGTGCCCTGGCCGAGCCATGTCTATCACTGGCACCGGGAGGGCTTCGACTGCCCCGCCAGCGCCGAGACCCTGGCGACCGGCGACGACTTTCCGACCCAGGCGATCCGGGCGGGCCAGAAGGCCTTCGGCCTCCAGTTCCACCCAGAGGTCACTCACGCCATGATGTGCCGCTGGACCGTGATGGCCGAGGAGCGTCTGCGCATGCCCGGCGCGCAGGATCGCATCCGGCAGTTGGCCGGACGCTTCCAGCACGATCCGCATGTGTCCCGCTGGCTCGACCGGTTCCTCGATCATTGGCTCGATGAAAAGCGATAATAGCCTATGATGAAGACACCTGTTCTGGTCAGTGAGCGCCTGCGCTTCCATCCTTGGGAAGCTGATGACTTTCCATTGCTCGCGGAGCTTCACCGCGACCCAGAGGTGCAGCATTTCCTCCAGATGGGCGATCCGCCCTGGGACGAGGCGTTCCTGCGCGCGAAGTTCGACGGCTTTCGGAAAGATTACGCCGAGAACGGTTGGACCAAGTTCAAAATTCTGGATCCGCAGGGCCGCTTTCTCGGGCGCGCCGGCTTCGGCCGCTTCGATGAGACCGGCGAGCTCGAACTCGGGTACAGCGTCATGCGGCCGTTCTGGGGCCGGGGCTATGCGAGCGAGGCCGCAGGGACGCTTCTGGACTGGATCTACCGCATGGTCCCCGTCGACCATGTGATCGGCTTTGCGGTTGCCGAGAACATGGCGTCCCGCAGGGTGCTCGAAAAAGCCGGCATGGCGTTCACGGGCTTACGCGATCTGCACGGCATCCCGAATGCCTTCTATCGGCACGACCGTCCTGCCTGAGGGCTTTAAGTCGCGTCGAACTCGAACGGCGAGACGCCGCGCTTCATCTCGTCGACGATCAGGGCATGCATCAGAGGCGGTGCCGCGCGCTGCGGGCAGGCGGGCCGTTCGCACAGGCGGCAATTGATGCCGATCGGCGTGGCGTCGGCAGAGGCAGGGTCGAGACCCCGCGCATAGACGAGACGGTGGGCGTATTTCAGCTCGCAGCCGAGGCCCACCACGAATTGCGGATCCGGAGCGCCCCAGGGGTTGAAGGCGCGCTTGACCGTGCGCGCAATGGAAAACCAGCGGGAGGAATCCGGCAGCTCGACGATCTGGGTCGCCACATGTCCGGGTGTGCGGAAAGTGGAGTGCAGGTTCCAGAGCGGGCAGGTGCCGCCGAACTGCGAGAACGGGAAGCGGCCCGAGGAGAAGCGCTTCGACACGTTGCCGGCCGAATCCACCCGTACCAGGAAGAAGGGAATGCCGCGCGCATTGGCGCGGGCCAGCGTCGTGAGCCGGTGCGCCACCTGCTCGAAGCTCGCGCCGAAGCGGGCGCCCAGCACCTCGACGTCGTAGCCGAGCGCCTCCGCCGCCGCGTGGAACTTGCCGTAGGGCATCATCAGCGCCCCGGCGAAGTAATTGCCGAACGAGACCCGCAGGAGGCGCCGGGCCGGCCCGTCCACCGGCTCCAGGCGCACGGCCAGCGCATCGATGGTGTCGCGCATCTCGGCGAAGGCCAATTGGTAGGCGGCCTGGAAGGTCCTGCCGGACGGATCCACCAGTTCGGAAATCAGGAGCTGCCGGCGGTGGTGGTCGTAGCGGCGCAATGAGTCCGGCATCACGTCGATGGGCATCACCCGCACCCGGATACTGTGCTTGGCGTGCAGACGCTCGGCGATGGCGAAGAACGGCTCGTGGCCCGTCGCGGCAAGGTCCGAGGCCAGGGCTTCGGCGGCCTCGTCCAGTTCGGGAAAATGATTCCTGGCCTCGTGGATCAGCTCGCGCACCCGGTCGACCGGGTCGACCTGCGGCGCATCCTCGGCCCGGTCGCGGTCGCGCACGTTCGGCGTCACCGCCTCGCGGGCGCCGCGCAGGGCCTGATAGGCGCGGTAGAGGCGGTTGATCGCATCGACCATGGACGGCGCGCTCTCCACGGCCTCGCGCAGCTCGAGCCGTGCCACCGGCGTTGAGCGGAAGAGCGGATCGGCAAAAACCTCCTCCAGCTCCGACACGATGCGTCCGTCGTCGTCGTTGGCGAACTCGCGCGGATCCAGCTGATAGGCATGGGCGAGGCGGATCAGGACCTGCGCCGTAATCGGGCGCTGGTTGCGCTCCATCAGGTTGAGGTAGCTCGGCGACAGCCCGAGCTCCTCGGCCATGCGGGACTGGCTCATGTTGAGTTCGCGCCGCAGGCGCTTCAGGCGGGGGCCGACGAAAAGCTTTCTGCTCTCATCCATGTTGTAAATCTTTTTACAAGTTGACACGACAGAGGTTGTCAAAGCTTTACAGGGCGACTTTTCTTCAGAAATCCAACGTTGAAACAACGGCTTCTTCGAGGGTTAATGAGAACAAGACATCCTGCTGCTCTGCAACAATTCTGGCCCGAAGGCAGGTTTTGTCAAGAAATGTAAAACTGAAGGATAAGGCATGACCACCGAGACGCTTCCGGCTCGACCGCCAACCCGATCGCCTCCGTTCCGGAAGGGCGCGTGAGCTTCAACCAACCTCAAACCCTTTGCACCAACGGAGATCGATCATGGCGAATTCACGTTTCTGGGTTGTCGGCGGCGAGTACACCTCCTGCGACTGCGACACCATCGTCCAAGGCACCGAGCGGGTGGTCGGCCCCTTCGACAATCGCAACGAGGCCGAGCGCACCTGGCGCACCCTCTCGGAGGACCACCGTCCCCAGGCCCAGGTCCGCTTCACCATCGCCCAAGAACCTCCGACGACCCTCAGCGCTTAAAGAGGCCCCCGAGCGTCCAAAGGGTTGTCCCCGCCGGAGGATGAGGGTTCCTTCGGCGGGCTTTTGCTGTCGCCTCACACGATCTTTTTATCCCCCGTTCCGAGTCTTCTGAGGCCCCCCTCTGCCTAAATGCGGAATCTGTCCTAAAAACACCGGGGCACAGTTCCTCAAGGGGGTTCGTATGAAGACCGTCCTCAAGTCCCTCACCTTTGCCATCGCCCTGGGCTTGGCAGCCGCAAATACGGCCAAGGCCGACGTGGTGGTTTCGTCGAAGATCGATACGGAGGGCTCGGTTCTCGGCAACATCATCCTGCTCGCCCTCAATGCCAACGGCATCAAGACGCAGGACCGGATCCAGCTCGGCGCGTCCCCGGTGGTGCGCAAGGCGATCACCGCCGGCGAGATTGACATCTATCCCGAATATACCGGCAATGCCGGCTTCTTCTTCAACAAGGCCGACGATCCGGTCTGGAAGGACGCCGCCAAAGGCTTCGACATGGCCAAGAAGCTCGATTTCGACGCCAACAAGATCGTCTGGCTCGATCCCGCTCCGGCCAACAACACCTGGGCCATCGCGCTGCGCAAGGATGCGGCCGATGCCAACAAGCTGAAGACCATGTCCGATTTCGGCCAGTGGATCACCAAGGGCGGCAAGGTGGTGCTGGCGGCCTCGGCCGAATTCGTGAACTCGGAAGCGGCCCTGCCGGCATTCCAGAAGACCTACGATTTCAAGATGAAGCCCGAGCAGCTCATCGTGCTCTCCGGCGGCGACACGGCAGCCACCATCAAGGCGGCGGCGGAGCAGACCAACGGCGCCAATGCCGCCATGGTCTACGGCACCGACGGCGGCATCGCCCCCTCGGGGCTCGTGGTGATGGCGGACGACAAGAACGTGCAGCCCGTCTATGCACCCGCTCCGATCATTCGCGAGGCCGTTCTGAAGGAGAACCCGAAGATCGCCGAGATCCTGAAGCCCATCTTCGCGTCCCTCGATCTCGCCACGCTGCAGCAGCTGAACGCCCGCGTTCAGGTGGGCGGCGAGCCGGGGAAGGCCGTCGCGACGGATTACCTGAAATCCAAGGGCTTCCTGAAG
Protein-coding regions in this window:
- a CDS encoding FecR domain-containing protein, which gives rise to MPLRFLRLLAATSALALCLADAQAQAPVPRPAPAAGAIVAAKGGEEMRFVREDLWRSALIQQSVLGGDTLRTNEIGNLAILFNDQTQIRVGRNSTLTVNDVAGGTAGTTQLSLQGGNIWARAARGGSGVDVKTPAAVAAIRGTDWSLSVDGSRTSLIVLEGVVELSNAQGSVTVRQGEGAVASLGQAPTKFVLTNSNDREQMLFYMSLRDTFSSISTSPLTGRASRGERNRIVSIPPQARSAEDWLVLAEVAPSLDGRAVATDALAQARSQRLSPSQRARADLVEAALLGSQHRWSEAAALFARAERGLDPKRRIFASYGRYVAQSLADPKRAYAEPKFSQNEPFAVLAHAYVVAFREDLKAAAEVLKGAKKRFPNDERIAVMSAQIAYVLNRREEMREAIARAKAIDPDDPEVITADSNIRGDIDGEVNAAVEALRRAAAIAPGNSNVWNSLGLFESDRDRPLAAEEALRRAIEADPGSPVSYANLAILLLDQSRVDEAGALIDKALSLDPAFSVGYIARGRYLLQKGESAKGLEAILAGSAANPGLSQGLLMAAIAYYQDGDEELADQALDNADRLDPNDPVVASVRTAIAIDQYQADQAVIAAREAVRRYRQRGGDFAGLAINKEGGSYPAQAYRFLNLNEWSRFYGDRVFDPFSASTYFDLAAVERPALITGRPDISNIESGVGVDLTALNLTVQGLFFDPLAVSGRIGRIDLLRRPFLDVEVGGSLLHHNGRNGWGADVNVQGFSNEPLPTSFSLTASRAKANGRDIIDRDGVDNGSVFVGVAPSAADRFLVFGAGANLDPALARIETATNLFEGRQNSRSLLGGAGWSHSFSDRNVLTGAVFGLNGLDRRYTNTASAEIQPGIIIGARDWTRNRIEGVSAALSHMIGIGDLTLHYGLEAQRGRSTSQTVNNAFVYNIATQQFEFLDTDDRTSASFESTRLYADVFWRPFDWFEAQAGVQGSRIEVAGQDNDAVSPRIGIGVSPFEGQWLRAAYRGDTLQPIAFTLAPVTTVSLVPNTLPTSLGAETKTLMLRWDAEWSPNVFTSVEYQRQDAEDLSLPIAYSFDSIDIAKARVERLAASANLWLTHGIGVFGTIGTISSEVRSEEALGADVPFIAGKFARAGVTFVHPSRLRLTVAGTYVGDLKGNLAGRAIDDYWTSDAALTWETPDRRLLFGLSVLNMFDEYYELVPDIRGPGRTFEASLQARF
- a CDS encoding response regulator: MTDSLTSEGDLSGLRILVVEDEAAISLLLEDMLLDFGCEVIGPAARLSAALDAVAREQVDLAILDVNVAGEPIYPVAEALAQRSIPFVFSTGYGSAGIRDTFRDRPVLQKPFAQHDLKQKLLMACRKAP
- a CDS encoding glutamine amidotransferase, yielding MPRRPPKAPILIVLHQEHSTPGRGGRLLRERGFPLDIRRPRYGDPLPETLAGHTGAVIFGGPMSANDPDDFVKAEIDWIAVPLKENKPYLGLCLGAQMMAKHLGASVWAHPEGRAEIGYYPLLPTAAGNALSEDWGVPWPSHVYHWHREGFDCPASAETLATGDDFPTQAIRAGQKAFGLQFHPEVTHAMMCRWTVMAEERLRMPGAQDRIRQLAGRFQHDPHVSRWLDRFLDHWLDEKR
- a CDS encoding GNAT family N-acetyltransferase: MMKTPVLVSERLRFHPWEADDFPLLAELHRDPEVQHFLQMGDPPWDEAFLRAKFDGFRKDYAENGWTKFKILDPQGRFLGRAGFGRFDETGELELGYSVMRPFWGRGYASEAAGTLLDWIYRMVPVDHVIGFAVAENMASRRVLEKAGMAFTGLRDLHGIPNAFYRHDRPA
- a CDS encoding helix-turn-helix domain-containing protein, translated to MDESRKLFVGPRLKRLRRELNMSQSRMAEELGLSPSYLNLMERNQRPITAQVLIRLAHAYQLDPREFANDDDGRIVSELEEVFADPLFRSTPVARLELREAVESAPSMVDAINRLYRAYQALRGAREAVTPNVRDRDRAEDAPQVDPVDRVRELIHEARNHFPELDEAAEALASDLAATGHEPFFAIAERLHAKHSIRVRVMPIDVMPDSLRRYDHHRRQLLISELVDPSGRTFQAAYQLAFAEMRDTIDALAVRLEPVDGPARRLLRVSFGNYFAGALMMPYGKFHAAAEALGYDVEVLGARFGASFEQVAHRLTTLARANARGIPFFLVRVDSAGNVSKRFSSGRFPFSQFGGTCPLWNLHSTFRTPGHVATQIVELPDSSRWFSIARTVKRAFNPWGAPDPQFVVGLGCELKYAHRLVYARGLDPASADATPIGINCRLCERPACPQRAAPPLMHALIVDEMKRGVSPFEFDAT
- a CDS encoding DUF4170 domain-containing protein, with amino-acid sequence MANSRFWVVGGEYTSCDCDTIVQGTERVVGPFDNRNEAERTWRTLSEDHRPQAQVRFTIAQEPPTTLSA
- a CDS encoding ABC transporter substrate-binding protein: MKTVLKSLTFAIALGLAAANTAKADVVVSSKIDTEGSVLGNIILLALNANGIKTQDRIQLGASPVVRKAITAGEIDIYPEYTGNAGFFFNKADDPVWKDAAKGFDMAKKLDFDANKIVWLDPAPANNTWAIALRKDAADANKLKTMSDFGQWITKGGKVVLAASAEFVNSEAALPAFQKTYDFKMKPEQLIVLSGGDTAATIKAAAEQTNGANAAMVYGTDGGIAPSGLVVMADDKNVQPVYAPAPIIREAVLKENPKIAEILKPIFASLDLATLQQLNARVQVGGEPGKAVATDYLKSKGFLK